The genomic interval CCGGAGCGGGCGATCGCTTCCACCGAGTCGGCGAGCGAATCCCGCGTATTCTGGTACTTCTGAGTCAGGGTTAGACTGGCTTCATCGGGGGTTTCAATCCCCAAAAAGACCGCATTAAAGTTACAGTCCACCATCAAATCCATCAATTCCTGATCCTGTGCCAGATCGACCGACGCCTCGGTATTAAAGCGGAAGGGATAGTTATGCTCCTTCATCCAGGGCTTCAGATCCTTTAACAACAATTTGACGTTGCGCTTGTTGCCAATAAAATTGTCATCCACCATGAAAATGGCACGCCGCCAGCCCAACCGATACAGTTCTTCTAGTTCTGCCAGAAGTTGCTGAGGGGTTTTCGTGCGGGGTTTACGCCCGTACAGCACAATAATGTCGCAGAATTCACACTGGAAGGGGCATCCGCGTGAGAACTGAACCGACATACTGTCGTAAGCATCTAATTCCAGCAGATCAAAGCGGGGAACGGGGGTTGTTGTCACATCTGGGCGATCGCCACTGGCACGAAACACTCCCGATGGTTCTCCTTGCCGCACTGCTTCTACAAACATCGGCAGGGTAATTTCGCCCTCATCCAGAATCAAGTAATCCGCCCCGGCAGTTTCAGCCTCCTGGGGTAATGCTGTCGCATAAGGTCCACCAACCGCCACCCGCTTGCCCCGCCGTTTGGCTTCCTGAACTTGATCCAGAAAATCGTCCTTCTGCACAATCATTGCCGACAGAATGACCATTTCTGCCCAGTCCCACTCCGCCTCAGTGACCGCTCGAATATTGCGATCGACCAGTCGATATTCCCACGCCTGGGGCAAAATGGCAGCAACAGTGACTAAACCCAGAGGGGGTAACATCACTTTGCGGTTTACCAGTTCCAGCGCTTTTTCAAAGGACCAATAGCTTTTGGGAAAGAGAGGATACAGAAGTAAAACGCGCATTGAGTGAATCGCCTCGTAAGATCAAGCCACTCAAGCTTATCGTGTCTTCCCTTTTTTTAAATGGCTTTCGTAATTTTCTAAGGCTGTGGAGGAATGGGGAGTAGGGAATAGGAAGTAGGGTGAAACTGCCCTTACCGATTACCCCCAATAGATTGCGTTGGTAATACTTTCTGACGGAATTGGCGAAAGCCATTGGGATCGAGTTGAGACCAGGCAAATAGACCCGATGTCCCCAGCAAAATCAAAAGGAGAAGAAATCCAAATAGGGTCACCAGGCGTTTGGAGGGTTGCTGAGTTGGAGGAGGACTGGCGGGCTGTTCAGGTTGCTCTACGGCGGGTGGAGTATCTGTCAACAAGGCTTCTGAGGACGCAGCCCAATTCGTCGATTCGAAACCACGAGGTTGATCCATTTTGGGCAAGGAAAGCTCGGAGATGGGGGAGGAGACCTGGCAACGGAGCAAAACGACGGAGGAATTGTCGTAGCCATTGTGCTGATTTGCCAAATCAATCCAGGTTTTGGCGGCAGCTTCCAGGGAAAGCTTGCCACTGAAAATACCCCTCGCAATCTCTGTCCAGGTGCGATCGACGAGTCCGTTATCGCTGACACCATCAGAGCAGAGTAGCAACAACCCATCCTCCTCCAGAATAAAGCGCTGAACCGTCGGGTGGAGAAATTCTGAGTCGCGGGTGCCGATCGCCTGGGTCAGTGCCCCCGCATCTGGTCGTTGCAGCGCTTCCCGATAAAGCGCCCGCCCCATCCGCACCTCCCGAACGGACACATCATCATCCAGGGTCAACTGGTGGCAATAGCGTTGGGTAATCCAGTAAGCCCGACTATCCCCCACATTCACCAGATACAACTCGTGCCCGTTGTTAAAAACATCTTCATTGCGCGCCTTAACCCGTTGGGGAAGCTGGAGCGCCAGCACCAGGGTTGTACCCATACGACGCCGTTCCTCTCGCCCCTGGAGGTCGTTATGGCTGGCGATCAGATTATTCACAACTCGTACAGATGCCTCCAGTTGTTGAATCAGCAGATCCGGTGTGACCAGTTCCTCCTGTTCCGCCACTTCTGCCAGTAATGCCTGTACCTGCGGTTTGAGGGACTGAACCGCTATCTGACTGGCAACTTCTCCACCTTCGTGCCCCCCAATCCCATCACAAACGATCGCCAGCCGGGGTATCAACCCATCAACCTGGGTCGGTTGGTTTAAGGTCAGGGGGTAGCAGGCGTCTTCGTTGTGCGATCGCTCTGGTCCCGTATCGGTGCCGCCCACCACCTTTAAGTGCAGCGGTAATTGGGCTGCCTGCTGAATCAACAATTCATTCAGTTGATTGGCAATGGCGACCAGATCACTCCCTTCTAGCTGCATCTGGTGGCAGAGTGCCCGTAACGATTCGACAACCGCTGGATGAGCCGTTTCTGCCCAACCCAACCAGAGATAGGCCAGATCTGCCAGTCCCAATTGGGCCGGTGCAGCGTTTTCCACATCGGAAATTGCCAGCACCTCTGTATCCTGGTAGAGCTGACACAGGCGCACCCGCCACCCTTCTACGCGCAGATTGTCTGTAGCCAGCAAACTGGCGGCAACTCCCTGTTCCTGTAAAGGATTCCATAATTGTAGAATTTGCCACAACCAGTAAACCTGACGGACTGCGGTTGCCTGGGACCAGGCTTCGGCGATCGCAGGGAAAAGAATCCCAGATTCATCCAGCGGCCCATTCTCTAGTAGAAAAATGGCATTTTCCCCAGCCCCATCCCCTTCGGGCAAGTAGAACCCGTAGACCTCTGGAAGATGCAGCCGATGGGGATACAAATATAGATAGGGCATCACCTCATCGGACCAATCCACAGGCACATCCGGGGGCAAACTGGGCTGGGTATCCAGCCAGATGCGCCTCGCTGTCACATAATACCGCCCGCCCACCTGGCTACTGGCAGGGATTTGCTCAGCCCCCTTGCCCATTGCCCACAAATAACGGTAAATCAGCGGTGTCTTACAGGACTCACACACCGTATTTCCCAGGGCGTTTAATGGGGCAGCACAAACTGGATTAGGGCAACAAATCTGGGGGTTAGAATGACTCATGGGTATCAACGGTTGCTTAATATCGGGAAATAGGGCTGGGGGTTAGAGGCTGGGGGTTAATCTTATAAAGAGTGCGATCGGTTTTGAAAATTCAGATCAAAAGATTCTAACTGTGGGTTTGCTGATTTTCAGGGAATTCTATCAACAAGGCACCCATTTCTACCGGTTGTCACAATAACGGTTCGGATTCTACCGAAATACACCCTATTCCCTGCCACCTTATCCCCTTTCTGCCCCTCGTTCGACTGAGCGCTGTTCAGTCGAGCGCTCTCGTCGAAGTTCACGCCGAAGTCTGCCCTCTCCCTAAAGCCTGCCACCAGACCGACTAACTTCACAGTTTGTTGAAAAAATTAAGCAATCCCGATCCGAAACCCGACCTAAAAAACTGGATTCAATATTAAGGGATTGCATCTCTTCCATCAATAAACTGCATCGAAAATGGGGAATGGGGAGTGGGGAGTGGGAAAAGAAGCTTTCCATGTTTGGGGGTGATGGGGTGATGGGGCGATGAAATGAAAGATAGAAGGATAGTTTTTTTATCCCTTATCCTTATATCCCTTATCCCTTATTCTTTCCCCGGCACCTACCACCTATTTCCCTCTGCCCTCTGCTTTCCCCCTGACCCACTTCACTTGTTTAAGAACGGCGATATGGCACTAAATCCTACTCTGATCTGGTTACTGCTAGGCATTGGGCTGTGCCTGATTGAGTTCATCGTGCCAACTGCATTTGTTGCCTCTGTCATGGGAATCAGCGCCTTGATCGTGGCACCCCTGGCGCATCTAATCCCATTTAGCCTGCAAATTCTTCTCTGGATGATGCTCTCTCTAGTGTTAGTGCTGTTGTCCCGTCGCTTTGTGCGCCAGAAGGCAGCCAAAAAGCTGGATGCAACCGAAGCTGAAACACTGACCGAAATTCCACCTGGAAAAAGCGGACGGGTTCTCTATGAAGGAAACTCCTGGGCTGCCCGTTGCGAAGATCATACGCTGGCGATCGCCCCCCACCAGAAAGTCTACGTCACAGGACGCCAGGGAACCACGCTGATTGTGATGCCGGAAAGTCTGATTCATTCTTAGGGGTCATGGGTCCTTGTCACTCCTTTCACACCTGACACCTGACACCTGACACCTGTCCAATATTCCAAATATTTTTTAGGAGGTTAACTTATGTGGGGTTGGTTTCTTGCGATGTTAATTGGCGGCGGTGGCGTCGCGATTTCCAGTGCCAAAGTGATTCAGCAAGGGAATGAGGCACTAGTCGAGCGATTGGGAGTTTACGATCGCAAACTGGAACCTGGCTTGAAGTTTGTGATTCCCATCTGGGAGCGCATCGCCTTTCAGGAAACCATTCGGGAAAAGGTTCTGGACATTCCACCCCAACCCTGCATCACCCGCGACAATGTTTCCATTACCGTAGATGCGGTCGTTTACTGGCGCATCGTAGACATGGAAAAGGCTTATTACAAAGTCCAGAACCTCCAGAATGCGATGGTGAACATGGTTTTGACCCAAATCCGGGCTGAAATGGGGCAACTGGAACTGGATGAAACCTTTACTGCCCGCTCCCAAATCAACGAACTGCTGTTACGGGATCTGGATGTTGCCACCGATCCCTGGGGGGTCAAAGTTACCCGGGTCGAACTGCGGGATATCATCCCCTCCCAGGCAGTGCAGGAGTCGATGGAACTACAAATGTCCGCAGAACGGCGCAAACGGGCAGCCATTCTGACCTCTGAGGGAGAACGAGAGTCGGCGGTCAACTCGGCAAGAGGGAAGGCAGAATCCCAAATTTTGGATGCGGAAGCCCGCCAAAAAGCTGTGATTTTGCAGGCGGAGGCGGAGAATAAGGCAACGGTTCTGCAAGCCCAGGCAGAACGCCAGAGCCAGGTACTCAAAGCCCAGGCAACCGCTGAAGCCATCCGGATTGTGGAACAGATCCTCACCAGCAGCCCTACCGCTGCCGAAGCAGGTAAAATGCTGCTGGCACTCGGATACCTGGACATGGGAGCCACGATCGGCAAAAGCGACAGCAGCAAAGTCTTATTTATGGACCCCCACAGCGTCCCCGCCGCCCTCCAGGGGATGTTGTCCATGGTGGAAAATAATAAGGGCTAGAATTCGCAGAAGTAAATTAAGTTCAGCAGAAATTTCTTACTTCTGCTGAATGGCTTAAATATAGCCATCAATAGAAAATTGTAGGTTGGAAGAATCTTATACGGGATTCCTTGAAGACAAATTAGCGATGGAAATACTTAAAGGGTGCAGAGATGAGTAAGAAACAGTTTTGGTGAGTGATATGGCTTGTGGTGTTTATCAGATTGTCAATAAAGTAAATGGAAAATCCTATGTAGGACAATCTCGCAATATAAAGAAGCGTTGGAGGCAGCATATAGCAGGTTTAGATGCTACTGAAGCACTTGGATCAGGTAGTTATCCTCTTAGAGCAGCCTTCTTAAAATACGGCTTACAAAAGTTTGAATTTAAGATTATCGAGGAATGTGCCGAAGAAAATTTGTTGTATCGGGAAAAATATTGGATTGAACAAATAAAACCGCAGTATAACTGCAATATTTGGACTCCAGCTAGAAAGAAGACATTAGAAAAGACAGAGCCAAAGTTTTGGATACAGTATCACAACTACAATAAATTGGGTTATCTTCCAGGGGAGTTTTCACTTGATAATTCCAATGCTAGACCTGAAGAAATCGATGATTTGTTATCTGGAATTTCTACGGGGAAGAGAGCTGTTTTAAGTTCCGAAGGAGACACAGTTTTCTTGATTGTTGGCATTGGAGAAAATCCAAAGCAGTATTATCTTATGTATAAATTTATTGTTGAGGATATTCAGATTAGGGAAGATGCAAATGCAGATCAAGGAAAGATGCGATATGACGCTTTTGGTGATGGTTGGCTTATCAATCCACCTCAGTTACTAAATTCCTTAGATTTTGATCAGTTTAAGAAGTACTGTGGAAATTTTGGCTTCGGTTTTATGTCAATCAGTAGGGCTAGCTATTTAGAGACATTGAATAGTTTGTCGGAACAATATAAATCGCAGAACGTCAACTTTTCTACCTACATTGAGCAATTTTACAACCAAGTTAGTATCGTAAACCCAAACGAATCATCTGCTCTTGCTAAGAAAGGAACTGCGAGGCATCTAGCTATCTCAATTTATCCAGATGAAGCACTTCCAATCTTGACAGGTATCACTACTAAACTTATCGTTTTTGAAATCACTGATTTACTTGGATATAAAGGAAAGCTACTAATTCATACACTTGATTTTTATGAAGAATTTGAGCCAAGTTCTCGTATTTGGCTCCAGGAAAATTGCTTAAGGTTTCTCAAGAAATTTGGATTAAATCAAGAAATGTTTTCTGTTCCTGCAATTCAAGGGTGGATAGAAGTTGATAACATCTTTAAGTACGACCAGGAAAGCTTTGCTAGGGATGAGGATGCTCATGGAAGAGGTGCCGATTTACATACCTATAAGCTTGAATGCGGCTTTCCTGAAAGCGATGCATGGTGTATTGAAGTTAGTCAACCTGTATTCTTTGAGTATCCAATTCCCTTACCTGAACCAGAAGATATTTACGAAAAAGATCTATGGTTTCCGATTAGCGAGCTTGAAATTAAAGCTTTTCGATTAGCACTAAACTCTCAGTCTTCTCAATAAGAGTTCCTCCTCATTTTTTGCCTAGAATCAGTAGAGCGGTGGAGGTGGGGCACCTGTTCTGGGTTGTACAATTCTCAGAATGGCAAAAGAAGCGTTTGATATTGATGGGGCGATGAACCGATTGCGGGAAGCGGTGAAACCCTTTCCCAAGGCGGCGATGTTTGCATTGGCAGACGAGGGGTATACCTCGCTGTTTGAACAACTGATTGCCTGCATTCTCTCGATTCGAACCAAGGATGAAACATCGTTGCCTGTTGCCCGGAGGTTATTTCAAACTGCCCGCACCCCGCAACAAATCAGACAACTTTCAGTAGAGAAAATTGAGCAACTCATCCGTCAATCGACCTTTGCAGATGCCAAGGCGAAACAGATTTGGGAGATTAGCGATCGTACCCTCCACGAATTCAACGGTGAACTCCCCTGCGATTTCGAGGTGCTCACTTCCTTCAATGGAGTCGGCCCCAAATGCGCCAATCTTGCCCTGGGAATTGCCTGCAATTACCCGTGTATCAGTGTCGATATTCATGTCCATCGAGTCACCAATCGCTGGGGCTATGCAACAACCCGCACCCCAGAAAAAACTTTGACAGCACTGGAGGCAAAGTTACCCAAGCCCTACTGGATCGAAATCAATTCCCTTCTGGTTCCCTTTGGCAAACACATCTGCACAGGTGAATTGCCGCGATGTTCCACCTGTTCCTTACTGGAAATGTGCGCGCAGGTAGGCGTAACAAAACATCGGTAGAAGCCAGGAGCCAGGAGCCAGAATTTACTCAAAACTCAAAACTTAAAACTTAAAACTCAAAACTTAAAACTTCCCCCCCTACTCCAGCGATCGCCGATACGTTTCCAGCAATGTTGGCAGATGGTCGTAGCCGTCGATTCCAATGACGGGGATAATTTTTGCTCGATGCTGTGCCAGTGCTTTCTGGAAGCCCTCTTCGCCCAATTGCCCCTGAATGATGGAAAGTAACCCGGCGGGTTGTCGCCACTCGTCAGAATGGATTTGCTCCAGCAGGTACATGCCCAAAGCAGCAGCGTGAATTGCCCGATCGCGATCGCCAAGGGCATAGGTAACCTCTGCCAGGAAGGAAAAATTTAATCCCAGTAGATAAAGATCGCCCGAAAAGTTAGCAGCTTGCACCCCACTTTCCAGGTAAGCAAGGGCGGGTTGAAGCTGCCCCAAAACCACATGGGCAATTCCCAAACTGTTGTAGCAGAGCGCCTGACTTTGACGGGCGGCAAAACTATCGGGCAGAGAATTAGCGGACTGTTCAGAGAGCTTCAGTCCCTGTTTCAAATATTCAATTGCGGTTTCGTATGCTTCTGGCTCTACTTGCTGTTGTTGGCGAGCATTCAAAACTTCGCTATAGCCCAAATTGGTTAATGCGTTGGCTTCTCCCAAGCGATCGCCGTTTTGCCGGGAAAGCACCAGCGCTCGTTGACTGTGGCTAATCGCTGCGGGAAAATTTTTCTGGTCGATGCAGGTGCGGCTGAGATGGTTCAGGTTAGCAATCACACAGGCATTATCTCCAGCCTCCTGGGCAATTTCTAGCGCTCGCTGATGAAATGCCATCGCCCGTTCGGTTTGTCCTGCTGCCCGTTGGGAATAGCCCAGTAAGGTTAAAATACGGGCTTTTTCCTGAGTTCCTTCTGCCTGGCGCAGGGGTTCATCCAGGTAGCTGAGGGTATCCCGCAGGTAGCTGCCAGAAAACAGCGCAAACACTCCTCCATAGAGGGGAAAATAGGGACGCTGAGAGAAGGCTCGCAAGATCTGTAGGGCGACCTGAAAACAGCCCTGTGCCAACTGTTGACGGTTGTCAACTTCGAGGTTAGAAGCGGCTTCAAATCCTTGGGAAAACTGAGCCCAGATTGCGGCAAACGTCAGGGAGGTGGCGATCGCCTGTTTTGTGCCCCACTTCGAGTCATAGGGTTGCTTTTCAAACCAGGCAATTAGACCCCGTTGCATATAGGGAAATACGATCGCCAATTCTACCCAGTCACTAACCTTTACATGCTGTTGCTGACCAATAAAATCGGCAACTGATTGATTCAATGCCAGGGTTTGAAACAGTTGCTTGACAAAGGGATTGGAGACATATTTTGCCCAGCCAGCCCACGGTCCCTGTTGCCCTGGAACTCCTTCAAACCCCAACTGACGATTTTGCTCATACATCCAGTCAACCAGATGATCCTCAAGCTGTTGCCAGGATGCCAGCCCATTTTTGATTCCCGTAATCAACTGGTGAACTTCTTGAATCAGCCCAATGTCCAATTGCTTCAATTCAACCGTAGGGCGTGCGTCAACGGTCCGTTCCAGATCTGCTGCCAGTTGTTTTAGCTGATCTAAGGTAAGACTATGGGGCTGGTTTGCATCGATCGCCCGCAACCAGATAAGCAAGCGTTCGTCTGCCTCCGCATTCAAAATCGCTTGTGCCTGTGAAGAAATCGCCGCCGTTGCCTGATAATCCTTCTGGTAGCGCTCCCATTCTCCTTGAATGGTCTTCAACGCCCTCAGAATCCGTTCTGGTTTCGACTTCTTTAACTCATCCACAGCCGCTTTAATCTGAGCTTCTGTCCCACTGACCCGCTCATCCAAGCAGCGCTCAAAAATTTCCCCTGTTCCGGGACTGACTTCCTGAGCCAGCTTTTGATAAACCTGCTCCTTCGAGCGGATTTGCCCCTTCAAGGTGGTTTCGACAATTTGATCGATAAATGCCAGGTAGCGATCGCGCAATGATCCCTCCTCTGAGATGCCTTTTGAGGTCTAACCAAACAGGATGACTGAAGCTTCTGCTGGGATAAGCTTTTTGTACCTATTGAATGCTACCAATGTTATCAGCCATACATCAGATGAGAGTGGAAATCCTTTTAAGACAGGTGGTAGGTGGTAGGTTGCAGGAAAAGGATAAAGATTCTCCTTACCCCATTACCCCATCACCCCACCACGCCCCCATCTCCCCCACCTTCCCCATCTCCCTTCGCCCTCTGCCTTCTGTACTCCCAAACTGGGAATTCCACTATTTTGCGGTAGTATCACAGCAGAAATATCCAGCTTTTACGGGAGCGACTCAAGATGATGCAGGATGAAATTCTTCGCAAAGAGCAAGAATTCCACGATCAATGGGCAGCCATTATTGATGTGGATGGCATTCGCGTTGCTGACTACTTTGAAGCTTGCACCGCTCCCGAAAATCGGTTTATTTTGAAACAGCTGGGAGATATGCGGGGCAAATATTTGCTGGATCTGGGCTGCGGCGCAGGGGAGAACAGCGTTTATTTTGCGACGAAGGGGGCAAGATGTGTGGCTT from Kovacikia minuta CCNUW1 carries:
- a CDS encoding PP2C family protein-serine/threonine phosphatase — translated: MSHSNPQICCPNPVCAAPLNALGNTVCESCKTPLIYRYLWAMGKGAEQIPASSQVGGRYYVTARRIWLDTQPSLPPDVPVDWSDEVMPYLYLYPHRLHLPEVYGFYLPEGDGAGENAIFLLENGPLDESGILFPAIAEAWSQATAVRQVYWLWQILQLWNPLQEQGVAASLLATDNLRVEGWRVRLCQLYQDTEVLAISDVENAAPAQLGLADLAYLWLGWAETAHPAVVESLRALCHQMQLEGSDLVAIANQLNELLIQQAAQLPLHLKVVGGTDTGPERSHNEDACYPLTLNQPTQVDGLIPRLAIVCDGIGGHEGGEVASQIAVQSLKPQVQALLAEVAEQEELVTPDLLIQQLEASVRVVNNLIASHNDLQGREERRRMGTTLVLALQLPQRVKARNEDVFNNGHELYLVNVGDSRAYWITQRYCHQLTLDDDVSVREVRMGRALYREALQRPDAGALTQAIGTRDSEFLHPTVQRFILEEDGLLLLCSDGVSDNGLVDRTWTEIARGIFSGKLSLEAAAKTWIDLANQHNGYDNSSVVLLRCQVSSPISELSLPKMDQPRGFESTNWAASSEALLTDTPPAVEQPEQPASPPPTQQPSKRLVTLFGFLLLLILLGTSGLFAWSQLDPNGFRQFRQKVLPTQSIGGNR
- a CDS encoding tetratricopeptide repeat protein, which codes for MRDRYLAFIDQIVETTLKGQIRSKEQVYQKLAQEVSPGTGEIFERCLDERVSGTEAQIKAAVDELKKSKPERILRALKTIQGEWERYQKDYQATAAISSQAQAILNAEADERLLIWLRAIDANQPHSLTLDQLKQLAADLERTVDARPTVELKQLDIGLIQEVHQLITGIKNGLASWQQLEDHLVDWMYEQNRQLGFEGVPGQQGPWAGWAKYVSNPFVKQLFQTLALNQSVADFIGQQQHVKVSDWVELAIVFPYMQRGLIAWFEKQPYDSKWGTKQAIATSLTFAAIWAQFSQGFEAASNLEVDNRQQLAQGCFQVALQILRAFSQRPYFPLYGGVFALFSGSYLRDTLSYLDEPLRQAEGTQEKARILTLLGYSQRAAGQTERAMAFHQRALEIAQEAGDNACVIANLNHLSRTCIDQKNFPAAISHSQRALVLSRQNGDRLGEANALTNLGYSEVLNARQQQQVEPEAYETAIEYLKQGLKLSEQSANSLPDSFAARQSQALCYNSLGIAHVVLGQLQPALAYLESGVQAANFSGDLYLLGLNFSFLAEVTYALGDRDRAIHAAALGMYLLEQIHSDEWRQPAGLLSIIQGQLGEEGFQKALAQHRAKIIPVIGIDGYDHLPTLLETYRRSLE
- a CDS encoding B12-binding domain-containing radical SAM protein; its protein translation is MRVLLLYPLFPKSYWSFEKALELVNRKVMLPPLGLVTVAAILPQAWEYRLVDRNIRAVTEAEWDWAEMVILSAMIVQKDDFLDQVQEAKRRGKRVAVGGPYATALPQEAETAGADYLILDEGEITLPMFVEAVRQGEPSGVFRASGDRPDVTTTPVPRFDLLELDAYDSMSVQFSRGCPFQCEFCDIIVLYGRKPRTKTPQQLLAELEELYRLGWRRAIFMVDDNFIGNKRNVKLLLKDLKPWMKEHNYPFRFNTEASVDLAQDQELMDLMVDCNFNAVFLGIETPDEASLTLTQKYQNTRDSLADSVEAIARSGLRVMAGFIIGFDGEKPGAGDRIVRFVEQTAIPMAMFSMLQALPDTALWHRLKKEGRLREQLENASGMNQTTLMNFVPTRPLEEIAREYIEAFWELYDPMRYLERTYRHFLILGAPTCPSIMHEISWVNIRAVLTVLWRQGFVRKTRFKFWLNLIGILRHNPGVWEHYLNVCALNEHFLEYRQIVRDQIEAQLAEYLETEAKLKAKTEAAEETLTAIAS
- a CDS encoding SPFH domain-containing protein, producing the protein MWGWFLAMLIGGGGVAISSAKVIQQGNEALVERLGVYDRKLEPGLKFVIPIWERIAFQETIREKVLDIPPQPCITRDNVSITVDAVVYWRIVDMEKAYYKVQNLQNAMVNMVLTQIRAEMGQLELDETFTARSQINELLLRDLDVATDPWGVKVTRVELRDIIPSQAVQESMELQMSAERRKRAAILTSEGERESAVNSARGKAESQILDAEARQKAVILQAEAENKATVLQAQAERQSQVLKAQATAEAIRIVEQILTSSPTAAEAGKMLLALGYLDMGATIGKSDSSKVLFMDPHSVPAALQGMLSMVENNKG
- a CDS encoding NfeD family protein, translated to MALNPTLIWLLLGIGLCLIEFIVPTAFVASVMGISALIVAPLAHLIPFSLQILLWMMLSLVLVLLSRRFVRQKAAKKLDATEAETLTEIPPGKSGRVLYEGNSWAARCEDHTLAIAPHQKVYVTGRQGTTLIVMPESLIHS
- a CDS encoding endonuclease III domain-containing protein, whose product is MAKEAFDIDGAMNRLREAVKPFPKAAMFALADEGYTSLFEQLIACILSIRTKDETSLPVARRLFQTARTPQQIRQLSVEKIEQLIRQSTFADAKAKQIWEISDRTLHEFNGELPCDFEVLTSFNGVGPKCANLALGIACNYPCISVDIHVHRVTNRWGYATTRTPEKTLTALEAKLPKPYWIEINSLLVPFGKHICTGELPRCSTCSLLEMCAQVGVTKHR
- a CDS encoding GIY-YIG nuclease family protein yields the protein MACGVYQIVNKVNGKSYVGQSRNIKKRWRQHIAGLDATEALGSGSYPLRAAFLKYGLQKFEFKIIEECAEENLLYREKYWIEQIKPQYNCNIWTPARKKTLEKTEPKFWIQYHNYNKLGYLPGEFSLDNSNARPEEIDDLLSGISTGKRAVLSSEGDTVFLIVGIGENPKQYYLMYKFIVEDIQIREDANADQGKMRYDAFGDGWLINPPQLLNSLDFDQFKKYCGNFGFGFMSISRASYLETLNSLSEQYKSQNVNFSTYIEQFYNQVSIVNPNESSALAKKGTARHLAISIYPDEALPILTGITTKLIVFEITDLLGYKGKLLIHTLDFYEEFEPSSRIWLQENCLRFLKKFGLNQEMFSVPAIQGWIEVDNIFKYDQESFARDEDAHGRGADLHTYKLECGFPESDAWCIEVSQPVFFEYPIPLPEPEDIYEKDLWFPISELEIKAFRLALNSQSSQ